The Paramixta manurensis region TCATAGGCGGCAAGTAAGGCCTGATGAGCCGGGAAGGCGACCAAATTCTCATCTACTGGCGGCAAACCATAGAACGGTGCTTCGCCGCTAATGGCAGCGGAAGCGGCTTCGACGGCTTCGCTGCCATACATGCGAACAAAGGCATGATGGTACTGTAGCGGGTCGCGATCTTCTTCCTGGCTTAGCAGCAGTAATGTTTGCAGGCACCGGTAAAAATTGGCGCGTTCAGCACTGAACACCGAGCTGTTAAACTCCATTGTCCACTCGGTCCAAATCAGGGCTTGTTCCGTGTCACCGCCTGCTAATGCCAGCAACGCTTTTAGCTCACCAATACGTAGCGTGTACCAGCCGTTATCTTTACCGGTTGCCAGACCTAGTAACTCGCGTACACGGGTAAAATCATCATGTCCCTCGTCATCTAAACGCTGAATAAGCGCAAGATAGTCATCCGCTGGCCAATCACTGGCGGGCAATGCCAACAACGTTTTCCGCAGGGAAGCGCCCATATTGTTATTGGCCAGCAGTAGATCTTCCGCCGGATAAATATCCGACATGCCTGGCACCACAATTCGGCAGGCGTAAACGTCCAAATGCTGGTAATCAGCGATATACACCTCTTGGTTTTCGCTGTTAAAAATGTTCATTAATGTCGCGAACTCTTCTTCGGTACTGCCATCGAAACGCCAGTCAACAAAAGGATAATCCGCGTCATCTTTAAACATATCCCATGAAATCAAACCGCTGGAGTCGATAAAGTGAGTTTCCAGGTTTGCGTGTTCGGCAACTTCTTCATCATCAAACGTGGGCGGCGTGAATACATCGAGATCTTTCAGGCTGCGGCCCTGTAGGAGTTCGGTTACCGTCCGTTCCAATGCCACGCCAAAATCCGGGTGTGCGCCGAAGGAGGCGAAGCAGGTACCGTTGCTTGGGTTAAACAGTACTACGCATATCACCGGATACTTGCCGCCGAGCGAGGCGTCATAGGCGAAAATAGGGAAGCCTTCGGTTTCGAGGCGGGCAATGGCCTCCACAACGCCAGGATAGCGCGCCAGTACGGCCTGCGGGATTTCCGGTAAACTGATGGACTCGGCAATAATGCGGTTTTTAATATAGCGTTCAAATACTTCGGAAAGCCCCTGTACGCGCGCTTCGTTTGCGGTATTACCGGCGGACATCCCGTTGGAGACATACAGATTGCCGATAATATTCATTGGGATATAAACCGTCTGCCCGTCGGATTGGCGCGTAAACGGCAGGGCGCAAATTCCGCGTTCCGCATTACCCGATTGCAGATCGATAAGATCGCTGGCGTTTAGCTCGTTTTCCGGGTCATAAAACTGACGTAAACCGGCATCAAGAATGCCTTCTGGCAAACGACCATCCTCGGTTAACGGGAACCATTTCTCGTTGGGATAATGTACAAAGTCGCCTTCGGCAATGGCGTTACCCAGCCAGAAATCAGCAAAAAAGTAGTTGGTGGATAAACGCTCAAAATATTCGCCCAACGCCGAAGCCAGCGCGGCTTTTTTGCTGGCGCCTTTACCGTTGGTAAAACACAGCGGACAATCGCGGTCACGAATATGCACTGACCAGACGTGAGGAACAGGATTCAGCCAGGAAGCCTCTTCAATATTGAAGCCGAGATCCTGCAATTTTTGCTGAAAACGTGAGATGGAGTCTTCCAACGCGGCGTCTTTGCCAGGGATAAAAGTTTGCGTCATGGTATCCACTATTTTGTTAAGGGGCATAAAGCGCGCAATGATACGGGTTTTGTTTTACATCTGCTATCAGGCATAAAAAATT contains the following coding sequences:
- the ycaO gene encoding 30S ribosomal protein S12 methylthiotransferase accessory factor YcaO, encoding MTQTFIPGKDAALEDSISRFQQKLQDLGFNIEEASWLNPVPHVWSVHIRDRDCPLCFTNGKGASKKAALASALGEYFERLSTNYFFADFWLGNAIAEGDFVHYPNEKWFPLTEDGRLPEGILDAGLRQFYDPENELNASDLIDLQSGNAERGICALPFTRQSDGQTVYIPMNIIGNLYVSNGMSAGNTANEARVQGLSEVFERYIKNRIIAESISLPEIPQAVLARYPGVVEAIARLETEGFPIFAYDASLGGKYPVICVVLFNPSNGTCFASFGAHPDFGVALERTVTELLQGRSLKDLDVFTPPTFDDEEVAEHANLETHFIDSSGLISWDMFKDDADYPFVDWRFDGSTEEEFATLMNIFNSENQEVYIADYQHLDVYACRIVVPGMSDIYPAEDLLLANNNMGASLRKTLLALPASDWPADDYLALIQRLDDEGHDDFTRVRELLGLATGKDNGWYTLRIGELKALLALAGGDTEQALIWTEWTMEFNSSVFSAERANFYRCLQTLLLLSQEEDRDPLQYHHAFVRMYGSEAVEAASAAISGEAPFYGLPPVDENLVAFPAHQALLAAYEKLQVAKRRYWK